The following coding sequences lie in one Halorarum halophilum genomic window:
- a CDS encoding Nramp family divalent metal transporter, translated as MTTDDIESDGGVAGARDEVFASDDEGVQYRDTVYRDIDYDSLETAPETADYPKTDGEGRYKIANLPKVPKVSHIVGPSAIMLGASLGSGETIFWPTLVATNGWGLYWAFWVGVITQFFINTEIQRWTLATGESIFRAFERMSSFWPWFFLAAGFAHVGWPGWAAGAAEVGAAAVGIPRGNWPMIGIALMILIWLSYQAGPIVYNMVEKAQVALMFIAIFGAVVLIFIVGSVGQLANVPAGAVNFGALPADMNIAVFLGGLAYAGAGGYINLAQGVWAREKGYGMATYQGRILNPLQSGGEIEEVHESGMVFEPTTTNMRRWRGWWKIVQQEHFLTFVVGLLVVATVAMTITAEYAPGTTEGAIDMWLDQVIPAVGGVSGALLYVVLFIALFSTQYAILEAFVRNSVDIIFEMYGRGAGWDLNKVFIGLLTIFTLWGIAIIGLQLEQPFILLVIGAAIAGVMMWPYNALVTILNATRLPEHTQPGWGRVIAMWWATGFFGFFSVLLIGDTAVQYLGADFMATTVGVVGSSPGGYVLWLFALVVQVYTMYRSAQGKLASSDTVDNADEATGLLS; from the coding sequence ATGACCACGGACGACATCGAATCAGACGGCGGCGTCGCCGGCGCGAGGGACGAGGTCTTCGCGTCGGATGACGAGGGAGTACAGTACCGCGATACCGTGTATCGCGACATCGACTACGATTCGCTCGAGACCGCACCTGAGACGGCCGACTACCCGAAGACGGACGGGGAGGGGCGGTACAAGATAGCGAACCTCCCGAAGGTCCCGAAGGTATCACACATCGTGGGGCCGAGCGCCATCATGCTCGGCGCCTCGCTCGGGAGCGGCGAGACCATCTTCTGGCCGACGCTCGTCGCCACAAACGGGTGGGGCCTGTACTGGGCGTTCTGGGTCGGCGTCATCACGCAGTTCTTCATCAACACGGAGATCCAACGGTGGACCCTCGCGACCGGTGAGAGCATCTTCCGGGCGTTCGAGCGCATGAGTTCGTTCTGGCCGTGGTTCTTCCTCGCCGCCGGATTCGCCCACGTCGGCTGGCCGGGCTGGGCCGCCGGAGCCGCCGAGGTCGGCGCCGCCGCCGTCGGCATACCCAGGGGCAACTGGCCGATGATCGGCATCGCGCTGATGATCCTCATCTGGCTGTCGTACCAAGCCGGCCCGATCGTCTACAACATGGTCGAGAAGGCGCAGGTGGCGTTGATGTTCATCGCCATCTTCGGCGCCGTGGTGCTCATCTTCATCGTCGGTTCGGTGGGACAGCTAGCGAACGTCCCCGCCGGCGCGGTCAACTTCGGCGCTCTCCCGGCGGACATGAACATCGCCGTGTTCCTCGGCGGGCTGGCGTACGCCGGTGCAGGTGGTTACATCAACCTCGCACAGGGCGTCTGGGCACGCGAGAAGGGGTACGGCATGGCGACCTACCAGGGCCGGATCCTCAACCCGCTCCAATCGGGCGGCGAGATCGAGGAGGTCCACGAGAGCGGGATGGTGTTCGAACCGACGACGACAAACATGCGGCGCTGGCGTGGCTGGTGGAAGATCGTCCAGCAGGAGCACTTCCTCACCTTCGTCGTCGGCCTGCTCGTCGTCGCGACCGTCGCGATGACCATCACCGCGGAGTACGCTCCGGGTACAACCGAGGGCGCCATCGACATGTGGCTCGACCAGGTCATCCCGGCCGTCGGCGGCGTGAGCGGCGCGCTGCTGTACGTCGTCCTCTTCATCGCGCTGTTCTCGACCCAGTACGCGATCCTGGAGGCGTTCGTCAGGAACAGCGTCGACATCATCTTCGAGATGTACGGCCGTGGCGCGGGCTGGGATCTCAACAAGGTGTTCATCGGCCTGCTCACCATCTTCACGCTGTGGGGCATCGCCATCATCGGGCTGCAGCTCGAACAGCCGTTCATCCTGCTGGTCATCGGCGCGGCGATCGCCGGCGTGATGATGTGGCCGTACAACGCCCTCGTGACCATCCTCAACGCCACCCGGCTCCCCGAGCACACCCAGCCCGGCTGGGGCCGCGTCATCGCGATGTGGTGGGCGACGGGCTTCTTCGGCTTCTTCAGCGTCCTGCTGATCGGCGACACCGCGGTGCAGTACCTCGGTGCGGACTTCATGGCGACCACCGTCGGCGTCGTAGGCAGCAGCCCCGGAGGCTACGTCCTCTGGCTGTTCGCGCTGGTCGTGCAGGTGTACACCATGTACCGCTCCGCGCAGGGCAAGCTCGCGTCGAGCGACACCGTGGACAACGCGGACGAGGCCACAGGGCTGCTGTCCTGA
- a CDS encoding FAD-binding and (Fe-S)-binding domain-containing protein, translating to MATERQSESRSWDTSAAALGHDRPDEPAYAALADDLRGRVSGEVQFDEYAQVLYATDGSIYQARPAGVVCPQDIDDVQAAVRTAAEHDVPVLPRGAGSSLAGQAVGPGCVVLDLSRHMDSILDVDPEARRATVQPGVVQDHLDDRLAEHGLKFAPDPASSARATVGGGLGNNSTGAHSVRYGISDAYTEELDVVLADGSLIHTREIVLDSPEWEEVVGQRDREAELYRTVRGLVEENEAEIEERYPTLKRSVSGYNLHKVIYENDAGEEVINLSKLFVGAEGTLGVIVEATVSLVTRPEETALALYCFDDLIDAMRAVPVALEYPVSAVELMDDEVFRLARESTEYAQYEEPIPDGTEAALMLEWDSEVVDDFQTSVANTTTEFVTEGAAFDVLEAYTDEAQADLWKLRKAAIPLLMSLEGDPKPYPFIEDATVPPEELAEYVQQFEEVLADHGTSAAYFAHAGAGTLHIRPILNLKDGDGIEAMHSITDDVTDLVLEHHGSFSGEHGDGLARTEFNPKMYGEALWGAFQDLKSAFDPDWRMNPGKVVYTDSETASERGYPDSAADTDMRENLRYGAEYQSLEPQTALDFSDEGGFSHLVELCNGCGTCRQTRGDVMCPTYRASEEEIQTTRGRANMLRAAISGELDEDEIHSDRFQDEVLGLCVGCKGCKSDCPTGVDLAKLKAEVKHQHHREEGAGVRERLFADIDSASRLGSALAPLSNVATKVPGARWAMEKTLGIAADRKLPTFERETFVTWFEDRGGPAVPEAEAEASVVLFPDTYTNYSAPEIGRAAVDVLEAAGCHMTVPTDLAPSGRAAFSSGFLDRARSRAERNVEALLPHVEDGASVVFVEPSDAVMFQDEYLDLLDGDDVEAVSAASYGVLEYLDVGRADERIEFDGAGTSLAYHGHCNQKATNKDHHAVGVLRRAGYEVDPLDTSCCGMAGSFGYEVEHYDLSKAIGSLLFDAVDASDAGIVTAPGASCRTQLGDREGVDERPPHPIEMLSRARAR from the coding sequence ATGGCGACGGAGAGGCAGAGCGAGTCGCGGTCGTGGGACACGTCAGCGGCGGCACTCGGCCACGACCGGCCGGACGAGCCGGCGTACGCGGCGCTCGCGGATGATCTCCGCGGGCGTGTCTCCGGGGAGGTCCAGTTCGACGAGTACGCGCAGGTGCTCTACGCCACCGACGGGAGCATCTACCAGGCCAGGCCGGCGGGGGTGGTCTGCCCGCAGGACATCGACGACGTCCAGGCAGCCGTCCGGACGGCGGCCGAGCACGACGTCCCGGTGCTCCCCAGGGGCGCGGGCTCGTCGCTCGCCGGTCAGGCAGTCGGGCCGGGCTGTGTCGTGCTGGACCTGTCGCGGCACATGGACTCCATCCTGGACGTGGACCCGGAGGCGAGGCGGGCGACCGTCCAGCCCGGCGTCGTGCAGGACCACCTCGACGACAGGCTGGCCGAACACGGGCTGAAGTTCGCACCCGACCCGGCGTCGTCCGCGCGCGCGACCGTCGGCGGCGGTCTCGGGAACAACTCCACCGGCGCGCACTCGGTGCGGTACGGGATCAGCGACGCCTACACCGAGGAGCTCGACGTTGTCCTCGCAGACGGCTCCCTGATCCACACGCGCGAGATCGTGCTCGACTCGCCGGAGTGGGAGGAAGTGGTCGGACAACGCGACCGAGAGGCCGAACTGTACCGGACGGTGCGGGGACTCGTCGAGGAGAACGAGGCCGAGATCGAGGAGCGGTACCCCACGCTGAAGCGGTCGGTCTCCGGGTACAACCTCCACAAGGTGATCTACGAGAACGACGCCGGCGAGGAGGTCATCAACCTGAGCAAGCTGTTCGTCGGCGCGGAGGGTACCCTCGGCGTCATCGTGGAGGCGACGGTGTCGCTCGTAACGCGGCCGGAGGAGACCGCGCTCGCGCTCTACTGCTTCGACGACCTGATCGACGCGATGCGCGCGGTGCCGGTGGCGCTCGAGTACCCGGTCTCGGCGGTGGAGCTGATGGACGACGAGGTGTTCCGGCTCGCCCGCGAGTCGACCGAGTACGCCCAGTACGAGGAGCCGATCCCGGACGGGACCGAGGCGGCGTTGATGCTCGAGTGGGACTCGGAGGTCGTCGACGACTTCCAGACCTCGGTCGCCAACACCACGACGGAGTTCGTCACCGAGGGCGCAGCGTTCGACGTGCTCGAGGCGTACACCGACGAGGCGCAGGCGGACCTCTGGAAGCTCCGGAAGGCCGCCATCCCGCTGCTGATGAGCCTCGAGGGCGACCCGAAGCCGTACCCGTTCATCGAGGACGCAACCGTGCCACCCGAGGAGCTCGCGGAGTACGTCCAACAGTTCGAGGAGGTGCTCGCGGACCACGGCACCTCGGCGGCGTACTTCGCTCACGCCGGCGCCGGCACGCTGCACATCCGTCCGATCCTCAACCTGAAGGACGGCGACGGCATCGAGGCGATGCACTCCATCACCGACGACGTGACCGACCTGGTACTCGAACACCACGGGTCGTTCTCGGGGGAGCACGGCGACGGCCTCGCACGGACGGAGTTCAACCCGAAGATGTACGGGGAGGCGCTGTGGGGTGCGTTCCAGGACCTCAAGTCCGCGTTCGACCCGGACTGGCGGATGAACCCCGGGAAGGTGGTGTACACCGACTCGGAGACGGCCTCCGAACGGGGCTACCCGGACTCGGCAGCGGACACTGACATGCGGGAGAACCTCCGCTACGGCGCCGAATACCAGTCGCTCGAACCGCAGACGGCGCTCGACTTCTCGGACGAGGGCGGCTTCTCGCATCTCGTCGAACTGTGCAACGGCTGTGGGACGTGCCGGCAGACCCGCGGCGACGTGATGTGTCCCACATACCGCGCGTCCGAGGAGGAGATCCAGACCACCCGCGGCCGCGCCAACATGCTCCGGGCGGCCATCTCCGGGGAACTCGACGAGGACGAGATCCACTCCGACCGCTTCCAGGACGAGGTGCTCGGGCTCTGCGTCGGCTGCAAGGGGTGCAAGTCGGACTGCCCCACCGGGGTCGACCTCGCGAAGCTGAAGGCGGAGGTGAAACACCAGCACCATCGCGAGGAGGGCGCGGGCGTTCGCGAGCGGCTGTTCGCCGACATCGACTCGGCGAGCCGGCTCGGGTCGGCGCTCGCACCGCTCTCGAACGTCGCGACCAAGGTGCCGGGCGCGCGGTGGGCGATGGAGAAGACGCTCGGTATCGCCGCCGATCGGAAACTGCCGACGTTCGAACGGGAGACGTTCGTGACGTGGTTCGAGGACCGCGGCGGCCCGGCCGTCCCCGAGGCGGAGGCCGAGGCGAGCGTCGTGCTGTTCCCGGACACGTACACCAACTACAGCGCGCCCGAGATCGGCAGGGCGGCCGTCGACGTGCTCGAGGCCGCCGGCTGCCACATGACGGTGCCGACCGACCTGGCCCCATCGGGCCGTGCGGCGTTCTCCAGCGGCTTCCTCGACCGGGCCCGGTCCCGGGCCGAGCGAAACGTCGAGGCGCTGCTCCCGCACGTCGAGGACGGCGCGTCGGTCGTGTTCGTCGAACCGTCGGACGCCGTCATGTTCCAGGACGAGTACCTCGACCTCCTCGACGGCGACGACGTGGAGGCGGTTTCGGCGGCGAGCTACGGCGTGCTCGAGTACCTCGACGTCGGCCGCGCCGACGAACGCATCGAGTTCGACGGGGCCGGCACGTCGCTCGCGTACCACGGCCACTGTAACCAGAAGGCGACGAACAAGGACCACCACGCCGTCGGCGTCCTCCGGCGCGCGGGGTACGAGGTCGATCCGCTGGACACGAGTTGCTGCGGGATGGCGGGGAGTTTCGGCTACGAAGTCGAGCACTACGACCTCTCGAAGGCCATCGGCTCGTTGCTGTTCGACGCGGTCGACGCGAGCGACGCGGGGATCGTGACGGCCCCCGGCGCGTCCTGCCGGACGCAGTTAGGCGACCGTGAAGGAGTCGACGAGCGTCCGCCCCACCCGATAGAGATGCTGTCCAGGGCGCGAGCACGGTGA
- a CDS encoding VOC family protein — protein MKFLHVCLNVADADAAVEWYDENLGFEYSWEFESGDTRNVYVADEGGVELQLSDTEGEDEFDPGTGVDHFAVVVDDVDAAFADIDHHGVVEEPGDQPAAGARTAFVKDPDGHTVELVEPLE, from the coding sequence ATGAAGTTCCTGCACGTCTGCCTGAACGTCGCGGACGCGGACGCCGCCGTCGAGTGGTACGATGAGAACCTCGGGTTCGAGTACAGCTGGGAGTTCGAGAGCGGCGACACCCGGAACGTCTACGTCGCGGACGAGGGGGGCGTCGAACTCCAGCTCTCGGATACCGAGGGCGAGGACGAGTTCGATCCCGGAACGGGCGTGGACCACTTCGCCGTGGTGGTCGACGACGTCGACGCGGCGTTCGCCGACATCGACCACCACGGCGTGGTGGAGGAGCCGGGCGACCAGCCGGCCGCCGGTGCGCGGACGGCGTTCGTGAAGGACCCGGACGGCCATACGGTCGAACTCGTCGAACCGCTGGAGTGA
- the aceB gene encoding malate synthase AceB: MSVSRNYEREFVRTFFTSPTAVEGEDDSAKMLRRAAELRGMQAPDVWIPDNEDATAPSMRDEGAENIVEVVAENGADFPGEIHPRIVWHREDPTTRYQGFQYMLEIADPDNGAVEHIDGFVVPEVGDIDDWKKADEFLTIVEREHGLEEGSLSMSVIVESGEAELAMGDLREEMGKPSNNLQRMFMLVDGEVDYTKDMRAMTPTGELPPWPELRHNTSRGASAAGLIAVDGPYDDIRDVEGYRERMKENRAKGMTGIWSLTPGQVEVANKAPLPPKEGSWLLRFDGKEVELRSEDGREVYDGDAVELEEASDGTYELEVGNDEFELDEDGLHEKLVDMTAYVPSMDDIVDSMEEFEAAKESGKGAIAMTQSATVVIDGIEVELSKDRMWDEATYQAAQTPITLFQDVYEHRPDQHEELEELYGSDVVERATDVGA, encoded by the coding sequence ATGAGTGTGTCACGCAATTACGAACGGGAGTTCGTCAGGACGTTCTTCACCTCCCCCACGGCGGTGGAGGGCGAGGACGATTCGGCGAAGATGCTGCGACGAGCGGCGGAGCTCCGCGGGATGCAGGCTCCGGACGTCTGGATCCCCGACAACGAGGACGCGACGGCCCCGTCCATGCGCGACGAAGGGGCCGAGAACATCGTCGAGGTGGTCGCCGAGAACGGCGCCGACTTCCCCGGGGAGATCCACCCGCGCATCGTCTGGCACCGGGAGGACCCGACGACACGGTACCAGGGGTTCCAGTACATGCTGGAGATCGCGGACCCTGACAACGGGGCCGTCGAGCACATCGACGGGTTCGTCGTCCCGGAGGTCGGCGACATCGACGACTGGAAGAAGGCAGACGAGTTCCTCACCATCGTCGAGCGCGAGCACGGGCTGGAGGAGGGGAGCCTCTCGATGTCGGTCATCGTCGAGAGCGGCGAGGCCGAACTGGCCATGGGCGACCTCCGCGAGGAGATGGGCAAGCCCTCGAACAACCTGCAGCGGATGTTCATGCTCGTCGACGGGGAGGTCGACTACACGAAGGACATGCGCGCGATGACGCCGACCGGTGAGCTCCCGCCCTGGCCGGAGCTGAGACACAACACCTCCAGGGGGGCCAGCGCGGCGGGGCTCATCGCGGTGGACGGCCCGTACGACGACATCCGCGACGTGGAGGGGTACAGGGAACGGATGAAGGAGAACCGGGCGAAGGGGATGACCGGAATCTGGTCGCTGACCCCCGGCCAGGTCGAGGTGGCGAACAAGGCGCCGCTCCCGCCGAAGGAGGGGAGCTGGCTCCTCCGGTTCGACGGGAAGGAGGTCGAACTCCGGTCCGAGGACGGTCGCGAGGTGTACGACGGCGACGCCGTCGAGTTGGAGGAGGCGAGCGACGGCACGTACGAGCTCGAGGTCGGCAACGACGAGTTCGAGCTCGACGAGGACGGCCTCCACGAGAAGCTCGTGGACATGACCGCCTACGTCCCGAGCATGGACGACATCGTCGACTCCATGGAGGAGTTCGAGGCGGCCAAGGAGTCCGGCAAGGGCGCCATCGCCATGACCCAGTCGGCGACGGTCGTCATCGACGGAATCGAGGTCGAACTCAGCAAGGACCGGATGTGGGACGAGGCGACCTACCAGGCGGCCCAGACGCCGATCACGCTGTTCCAGGACGTCTACGAGCACCGGCCGGACCAGCACGAGGAGCTGGAGGAGCTGTACGGCTCGGACGTCGTCGAACGCGCGACGGACGTCGGCGCCTGA
- a CDS encoding fumarylacetoacetate hydrolase family protein: protein MRLARARTDDGVREGEYRDGRLVADDAEYEVDEGDLLPPCDPDALFCVGRNFAATLDQMDYERPEEPDFFIKPPHSLLGHRDPIPYPRWTDELTYAGELAAVIDEPCADVEPTEVPEYVRGYTVMNDMDALDQQGRTARKAFTGSGPLGPWLETEVDPTAIDMYTDVAGERRQEANTELMLFDPYEVVSYLSEHFTLRTGDVVAFGSPANPGLVEPGDSVEITYEGIGTLVNEVAAE, encoded by the coding sequence ATGCGACTCGCGCGTGCACGCACCGACGACGGCGTCCGCGAGGGGGAGTACCGGGACGGTCGACTCGTCGCCGACGACGCCGAGTACGAGGTCGACGAGGGGGACCTCCTCCCGCCCTGTGACCCCGACGCGCTGTTCTGCGTCGGCCGGAACTTCGCGGCGACGCTCGACCAGATGGACTACGAGCGACCCGAGGAACCCGACTTCTTCATCAAGCCGCCCCACTCGCTGCTCGGGCACCGCGACCCGATCCCGTACCCCCGATGGACGGACGAACTCACGTACGCCGGGGAACTCGCCGCCGTCATCGACGAACCCTGCGCCGACGTCGAGCCGACTGAGGTGCCGGAGTACGTCCGGGGCTACACCGTCATGAACGATATGGACGCGCTCGACCAGCAGGGGCGGACGGCGCGCAAGGCGTTCACGGGGTCCGGTCCGCTCGGTCCGTGGCTCGAGACCGAGGTCGACCCGACGGCCATCGACATGTACACCGACGTCGCAGGCGAGCGGCGACAGGAGGCGAACACGGAGCTCATGCTGTTCGACCCGTACGAGGTCGTCTCCTACCTCTCGGAACACTTCACCCTCCGTACCGGGGACGTGGTGGCGTTCGGCAGCCCCGCCAACCCCGGTCTGGTCGAGCCGGGCGACTCCGTCGAGATCACGTACGAGGGCATCGGCACGCTGGTCAACGAGGTCGCGGCGGAGTAG
- a CDS encoding D-2-hydroxyacid dehydrogenase yields the protein MRILVTRQKIHGHPATEYASEIRDRLPDHEVVHAATPEEESELVADADVVTGPGSATESLLDSAGSLRLFAGVYAGTGHLDLDSFREAGVAVTNASGVHGPNISEYVVGALVSMARDFRRATRQQDRREWRAYPTRELHGSTVTIVGLGAIGRAIAERLEPFGVEQLGVRYSPEKGGPTDEVFGFDDLHDALARTDHLVLACPLTDETEGLIDAEAFRTLPPDATLVNIARGPVVDTDALLSALQRNFVGSVFLDVTDPEPLPEDHPLWGFDDIHITPHNAGHTPEYFARVADILAGNVERLAAGEEDLENRVV from the coding sequence ATGCGAATCCTGGTCACGCGACAGAAGATCCACGGCCACCCCGCCACCGAGTACGCGTCGGAGATCCGCGACCGACTCCCCGACCACGAGGTGGTCCACGCGGCGACGCCGGAGGAGGAGTCGGAACTCGTCGCCGACGCCGACGTCGTGACCGGCCCGGGGTCCGCGACGGAGTCGCTGCTCGACTCCGCCGGGTCGCTGCGGCTGTTCGCCGGCGTGTACGCCGGGACCGGCCACCTCGATCTGGACTCGTTCCGCGAGGCCGGCGTCGCGGTGACGAACGCCTCCGGCGTACACGGGCCGAACATCTCCGAGTACGTCGTCGGCGCGCTCGTCTCCATGGCGCGCGACTTCCGGCGCGCGACCCGCCAGCAGGACCGCCGCGAGTGGCGCGCGTACCCCACTCGAGAGCTGCACGGCTCCACCGTGACCATCGTCGGACTCGGCGCGATCGGACGGGCCATCGCCGAGCGCCTCGAGCCGTTCGGGGTGGAGCAACTGGGGGTCCGCTACTCCCCTGAGAAGGGCGGCCCGACCGACGAGGTGTTCGGGTTCGACGACCTCCACGACGCGCTCGCCCGGACGGACCACCTCGTGCTCGCCTGTCCGCTCACCGACGAGACCGAGGGGTTGATCGACGCGGAGGCGTTCCGGACGCTCCCGCCGGACGCGACGCTGGTGAACATCGCGCGGGGACCCGTCGTCGACACCGACGCCCTCCTCTCGGCGCTCCAGCGCAACTTCGTCGGGAGCGTCTTCCTCGACGTGACGGACCCTGAACCGCTCCCCGAGGACCACCCGCTGTGGGGGTTCGACGACATCCACATCACCCCGCATAACGCCGGCCACACGCCGGAGTACTTCGCGCGCGTGGCGGACATCCTCGCCGGCAACGTCGAGCGCCTCGCCGCGGGCGAGGAGGACCTCGAGAACAGGGTCGTCTGA
- a CDS encoding NAD(P)/FAD-dependent oxidoreductase, whose protein sequence is MERVDVAIVGGGPAGASAAHAAASRGASALVLEKGVPRADREGLGPDSTDAAGILDYWVDIMDIHPDEFPDGVFQQELDRAEFVGPTERCTLRATGIESSYDHFGFTMHRARFDDFMRERAEEAGADYRVKASVKDVETDPGGDPRHVLLLGSGEEVGAEFLVLADGPQRTVTNRVLDDYLPADESASQRLASTRNNHIAYQEYRRFPREVYEEVSGGITFWWGVMPGHTAYPWVFPNAERICRVGLTMPIGMDLDEVEDRDQYALLRPEDDRIPTGKEYVRRLLEREYGDEYDVETDFPLVEDAGKARGTETYPISSTKPIESPVEAGVAVAGGAMGATSAFHEGGDHVAVRTGAIAGELAAAGDLSGYNERWHEAIGEEVLRNVAMAEMCRDFGPGDWDGIFRTGRKMLADEKGFGMFEQRFAAGFGAMKLLLTYRWNKWKLRDRRYVQLTADEYVY, encoded by the coding sequence ATGGAACGAGTCGACGTCGCAATCGTCGGCGGGGGACCGGCCGGCGCCTCGGCGGCACACGCGGCCGCCTCGCGCGGCGCGTCCGCCCTCGTGCTCGAGAAGGGCGTCCCCCGCGCCGACCGCGAGGGGCTCGGCCCCGACTCCACGGACGCGGCCGGCATCCTCGACTACTGGGTCGACATCATGGACATCCATCCGGACGAGTTCCCCGACGGCGTCTTCCAGCAGGAACTCGACCGGGCGGAGTTCGTGGGCCCCACCGAGCGCTGCACCCTCCGCGCGACCGGTATCGAGTCCTCGTACGACCACTTCGGCTTCACGATGCACCGCGCCCGCTTCGACGACTTCATGCGGGAACGGGCGGAGGAGGCCGGCGCCGACTATCGCGTGAAGGCGTCAGTGAAGGACGTCGAAACCGATCCCGGCGGCGACCCGCGCCACGTCCTCCTCCTGGGGTCGGGCGAGGAGGTCGGCGCGGAGTTCCTCGTGCTCGCGGACGGACCCCAGCGCACCGTGACGAATCGCGTCCTCGATGACTACCTCCCGGCGGACGAGTCCGCGTCCCAGCGCCTTGCCTCGACGAGGAACAACCACATCGCCTACCAGGAGTACCGGCGCTTCCCGAGGGAGGTGTACGAGGAGGTGTCGGGCGGCATCACCTTCTGGTGGGGCGTGATGCCCGGTCACACCGCCTACCCGTGGGTCTTCCCGAACGCGGAGCGCATCTGCCGGGTCGGGTTGACGATGCCGATCGGCATGGACCTCGACGAGGTCGAGGACCGGGACCAGTACGCGCTGTTGCGCCCCGAGGACGACCGCATCCCGACGGGGAAGGAGTACGTCCGCCGCCTCCTCGAACGCGAGTACGGCGACGAGTACGACGTCGAGACGGACTTCCCGCTCGTCGAGGACGCCGGGAAGGCGAGGGGGACCGAGACGTACCCGATCTCCTCGACGAAACCCATCGAATCGCCCGTCGAAGCCGGCGTCGCGGTCGCTGGGGGCGCGATGGGTGCCACCTCGGCATTCCACGAGGGCGGCGACCACGTCGCCGTCAGGACCGGGGCGATCGCCGGGGAACTCGCCGCCGCCGGCGACCTCTCCGGGTACAACGAGCGGTGGCACGAGGCCATCGGGGAGGAGGTCCTGAGGAACGTGGCGATGGCGGAGATGTGCCGCGACTTCGGGCCGGGCGACTGGGACGGGATATTCCGGACGGGCCGGAAGATGCTCGCCGACGAGAAGGGCTTCGGGATGTTCGAACAGCGGTTCGCCGCGGGCTTCGGCGCCATGAAACTCCTCCTCACGTACAGGTGGAACAAGTGGAAGCTCCGCGACCGCCGGTACGTGCAGCTCACAGCGGACGAGTACGTGTACTGA
- a CDS encoding zinc-dependent metalloprotease, which translates to MDLTRSIRAIADAADAPGGIIDWEAVAEAAKGGVEPGDLRMEPAERKAIAADVRAARDGLREASGVQFDLPDTVEVQSRHHWIDANVSTFERVLRPLEEQGGGVFPGIARSVNSGTMAVTLAFLARNVLGQYDPLLLADGDDHGLYFVRPNIQRVAVELDVGYPRFRRWIAFHEVAHAAEFSAAPWLSSYLEARMEEGVDALSEGTLDREAFGELNTAMTAVEGYAELLMDRAFDEEYADLRRKLDERRGGGDPLTRLLKRILGFEMKREQYERGAAFFEAVADERDLATASLVWEDRDNLPTDAELDEPGLWLSRVA; encoded by the coding sequence ATGGACCTCACGCGGAGCATCCGGGCGATCGCCGACGCCGCGGACGCTCCCGGCGGCATCATCGACTGGGAGGCGGTCGCGGAGGCCGCCAAGGGAGGGGTGGAACCGGGGGACCTTCGGATGGAGCCGGCCGAGCGGAAAGCGATCGCCGCTGACGTTCGCGCCGCCCGCGACGGCCTCCGGGAGGCGAGCGGCGTGCAGTTCGACCTCCCCGACACCGTCGAGGTGCAGAGCCGCCACCACTGGATCGACGCGAACGTCAGCACGTTCGAGCGGGTGCTCCGACCGCTCGAGGAGCAGGGCGGCGGGGTGTTCCCGGGCATCGCCCGATCGGTGAACTCCGGGACGATGGCCGTGACGCTCGCCTTCCTGGCTCGCAACGTCCTCGGGCAGTACGATCCGCTGCTGCTGGCCGACGGCGACGACCACGGCCTCTACTTCGTCCGGCCGAACATCCAGCGCGTCGCCGTCGAACTCGACGTGGGTTACCCGCGGTTCCGGCGCTGGATCGCCTTCCACGAGGTCGCTCACGCTGCTGAGTTCTCCGCGGCGCCGTGGCTCTCGTCGTACCTCGAGGCGCGGATGGAGGAGGGCGTGGATGCGCTCTCCGAGGGAACTCTCGACCGCGAGGCGTTCGGCGAACTCAACACCGCGATGACCGCAGTCGAGGGGTACGCGGAGCTACTGATGGACAGGGCGTTCGACGAGGAGTACGCCGACCTCCGGCGGAAGCTGGACGAACGACGCGGCGGCGGCGACCCGCTCACGCGACTGCTCAAGCGGATCCTGGGGTTCGAGATGAAGCGCGAGCAGTACGAGCGCGGCGCGGCGTTCTTCGAGGCCGTCGCGGACGAACGCGACCTCGCGACGGCGAGCCTCGTCTGGGAGGACCGGGACAACCTCCCCACCGACGCGGAACTCGACGAACCGGGACTCTGGCTCTCGCGCGTGGCGTAA
- a CDS encoding nuclear transport factor 2 family protein, with protein MTPEETVRAYYDALRDGDPLAPFFVESPDVVKFGIGERLTGYADVGRGLREQTRTTEDWVVDSRGLRVVDRGDHAAFSDDVHMAWFDTESFSEHDHETRWSGTLTRVDDDPGWKFLGMHVSVEVDA; from the coding sequence ATGACACCCGAGGAGACCGTCCGAGCGTACTACGACGCCCTCCGCGACGGTGACCCGCTCGCGCCGTTCTTCGTCGAGTCGCCCGACGTGGTGAAGTTCGGTATCGGGGAGCGCCTGACCGGCTACGCCGACGTGGGGCGGGGGCTGCGCGAACAGACGCGCACGACCGAGGACTGGGTCGTCGACAGTCGGGGGCTGCGCGTCGTCGACCGCGGCGACCACGCCGCCTTCTCCGACGACGTGCACATGGCGTGGTTCGACACGGAGTCGTTCAGCGAGCACGACCACGAGACCCGGTGGAGCGGGACGCTCACGCGCGTCGACGACGACCCCGGCTGGAAGTTCCTCGGGATGCACGTCTCGGTGGAGGTCGACGCCTGA